The proteins below come from a single Methanothrix thermoacetophila PT genomic window:
- a CDS encoding 3-isopropylmalate dehydratase large subunit, which yields MPTISEKILSRASGTEAEAGDIVDAEIDYAMSHDGTSVLAIKAFREMGSEKVWDKSRIVIPFDHIVPANNETAATLQAEVRRWARAQGIENFYDCGHGICHQVFCEMGFALPGALVVGADSHSCTYGALGAFGTGVGATDMAEIYSRGRLWFRVPETICMRLEGTLGDMVSAKDLALFVVKEMGADGANYMSVEFVGGAVERLSISGRMTLCNMGVEMGAKAAIVPPDESVDAYLARRARRPYTHIHSDPGSYYREIEYDVSDIPPMIAAPYRVDNVHPVRDLAGIEVDQVFIGTCTNGRLEDLEMAARIVKGKRVKIRTLVIPASREIYLGALRSGVIETLVEAGAMIGPPGCGPCLGAHMGVLGDGEVCLSTSNRNFPGRMGRNGKVYLASPATAAATAITGKITDPRDV from the coding sequence CTGCCGACAATAAGCGAGAAGATCCTCAGCAGGGCATCGGGAACAGAGGCAGAGGCAGGAGATATTGTCGATGCTGAGATAGACTATGCGATGTCGCACGACGGCACAAGCGTCCTTGCCATAAAGGCATTCAGGGAGATGGGGTCAGAGAAGGTCTGGGATAAAAGCAGGATAGTAATACCGTTCGATCACATCGTGCCCGCAAACAATGAGACCGCTGCGACGCTTCAGGCGGAGGTGAGAAGATGGGCGAGGGCTCAGGGGATTGAGAACTTCTACGACTGCGGTCATGGCATATGCCACCAGGTCTTCTGCGAGATGGGTTTCGCTCTTCCTGGGGCGCTTGTCGTGGGCGCCGACTCTCATTCCTGTACTTATGGTGCACTCGGCGCATTCGGAACAGGTGTGGGCGCCACGGACATGGCTGAGATCTATTCCCGCGGGAGGCTATGGTTCAGAGTGCCGGAGACGATATGCATGCGCCTTGAGGGCACTCTGGGTGATATGGTATCAGCAAAGGATCTCGCCCTCTTCGTGGTGAAGGAGATGGGCGCGGATGGCGCCAACTACATGTCCGTGGAGTTCGTCGGCGGGGCTGTGGAGAGGCTGAGCATATCAGGCAGGATGACTCTGTGCAACATGGGTGTTGAGATGGGAGCAAAGGCTGCGATCGTCCCGCCGGATGAGAGCGTCGACGCATACCTCGCTAGAAGAGCCAGACGTCCATACACGCACATCCACTCAGACCCGGGATCATACTACAGAGAGATCGAGTACGATGTGAGCGATATTCCTCCAATGATTGCGGCTCCATACCGCGTTGACAATGTTCATCCAGTCAGGGATCTGGCAGGCATCGAGGTGGACCAGGTATTCATCGGCACATGTACCAACGGAAGGCTGGAGGATCTGGAGATGGCAGCCCGGATCGTGAAGGGCAAAAGGGTTAAGATCAGAACGCTTGTGATCCCCGCCTCCAGAGAGATATATCTTGGTGCTCTGAGATCTGGGGTAATTGAGACCCTTGTCGAGGCCGGCGCGATGATCGGCCCGCCGGGATGCGGTCCATGCCTTGGCGCACACATGGGAGTTCTGGGCGACGGAGAGGTCTGTTTGTCCACATCAAACAGAAACTTCCCGGGAAGGATGGGCAGAAACGGAAAGGTCTACCTGGCATCGCCTGCAACTGCCGCAGCCACGGCGATCACAGGAAAGATCACAGATCCAAGGGACGTATGA
- a CDS encoding PHP domain-containing protein produces the protein MRFDLHIHSKYSDGGASVEEIVRVARRKGLGGIAVTDHNTLDGSMAALRICRSRYKEMIIIRGAEIDTSEGHLIVLGVDEMPEKGLTPEETIEEAHDLGGIAVLPHPYHLFRHSIGRIPPVDAVEVCNSKYILGLSNLRAMLEARRRRIPMVAGSDAHVAETVGLGVTILNAASEDDVLDEIRKNRTRIDCCRTPFDVVAKRLAKKIYRKLRHQRV, from the coding sequence ATGAGGTTCGATCTCCACATCCACTCAAAATACTCCGATGGCGGGGCGAGCGTCGAGGAGATAGTGAGGGTTGCGAGGAGAAAGGGTCTCGGTGGTATTGCTGTGACCGACCACAATACGCTTGATGGTTCGATGGCTGCGCTTAGGATCTGCAGATCGAGATACAAGGAGATGATCATCATCAGAGGGGCTGAGATTGATACCTCTGAGGGTCATCTGATAGTCCTCGGTGTTGATGAGATGCCTGAGAAGGGGCTCACGCCTGAGGAGACGATCGAGGAGGCCCATGATCTCGGGGGAATTGCGGTACTGCCGCATCCCTACCACCTCTTCAGACACTCCATAGGAAGAATACCACCTGTGGATGCTGTGGAGGTCTGCAACTCGAAATACATCCTAGGGTTATCAAATCTGAGAGCCATGCTGGAGGCCAGAAGGCGGCGCATACCGATGGTGGCGGGCAGCGACGCCCACGTTGCAGAGACGGTCGGCCTGGGCGTCACAATCCTGAATGCAGCGAGCGAGGATGATGTGCTGGATGAGATACGAAAGAACAGAACGAGGATAGATTGCTGCAGAACTCCATTCGATGTTGTGGCAAAGAGGCTTGCAAAGAAGATCTACAGAAAGCTCAGGCATCAGCGTGTATGA
- a CDS encoding phosphopantetheine adenylyltransferase, with product MARVAVGGTFDPIHDGHLALLKKAFEVAGENGTVVIALTSDEMARSQRKRPVRDFDTRLKNLRRVLKEKLGVDSFEVEKISDVFGSAIEKDYDYIVVSPETAPTACRINEIRRENGLRPLKIVQIEYKMADDNMRISSTRIAEGKIDTHGRVLV from the coding sequence ATGGCCAGAGTTGCCGTTGGTGGAACATTCGACCCAATTCATGATGGCCATCTCGCTCTCCTGAAAAAAGCGTTTGAAGTCGCTGGAGAGAACGGGACGGTGGTGATAGCCCTCACATCCGATGAGATGGCGAGGAGCCAGAGGAAGAGGCCTGTGAGGGATTTCGATACCCGGCTGAAAAACCTCCGGCGGGTTCTGAAGGAGAAGCTTGGAGTGGATAGCTTCGAGGTGGAGAAGATAAGTGACGTCTTCGGATCTGCAATTGAGAAGGACTATGATTATATTGTCGTCTCCCCTGAAACCGCGCCGACCGCATGCAGGATAAACGAGATAAGGCGCGAGAACGGCCTGAGGCCTCTGAAGATAGTCCAGATCGAGTATAAGATGGCCGATGACAACATGAGGATCAGCTCCACACGCATCGCCGAGGGTAAGATCGACACCCATGGCAGGGTGCTGGTCTAG
- a CDS encoding FAD synthase, with translation MTRVMATGTFDILHPGHLLYLERSRALGDELVVVVARDINVKHKPRPVVPEDQRLRMVSALKMVDMAVLGSVTDIFEPVRALRPDIITLGYDQYMDENWLEGELRKRGLMARVVRISEREPCELCSSRQIVEKILKERC, from the coding sequence ATGACAAGAGTGATGGCGACCGGTACTTTCGATATATTGCATCCAGGGCATCTTCTGTACCTGGAGCGCTCAAGAGCTCTTGGGGATGAGCTCGTGGTCGTTGTTGCAAGGGATATCAATGTTAAGCACAAGCCAAGGCCGGTCGTTCCCGAGGATCAGAGGCTGCGGATGGTCTCAGCTCTGAAGATGGTTGATATGGCGGTTCTGGGAAGCGTGACGGATATCTTCGAGCCTGTAAGGGCTCTCAGGCCGGATATAATCACCCTGGGCTACGACCAGTACATGGATGAGAACTGGCTTGAGGGGGAGCTCAGAAAGAGAGGTTTAATGGCAAGGGTTGTAAGGATCTCGGAACGGGAACCGTGCGAGCTCTGCAGCTCGAGGCAGATCGTGGAGAAGATCCTCAAGGAAAGATGCTAA